From a region of the Neobacillus niacini genome:
- a CDS encoding ReoY family proteolytic degradation factor yields the protein MATPVSVNEKKDFIRWFLNHYQLKRRECVWILNYLMSHDQLMEKVHFVEQAQYCPRGLIMSTHCVDKVPFRFYKENVMTTDAEKSFHDIRLNRDEDIFIQLNFHASNQAHQYAAVLEENPFVPKHLQVNEKDGIIAEQFLQNSIERFQREKLLQLIDEALDKQDKTAFRALTEKLNQLKEAEQNGSLR from the coding sequence ATGGCAACCCCTGTTTCTGTCAACGAGAAAAAGGACTTTATTCGCTGGTTTTTAAATCATTATCAATTAAAACGAAGAGAGTGTGTTTGGATTCTTAATTATTTAATGAGTCACGACCAATTAATGGAGAAGGTCCATTTTGTAGAGCAAGCACAGTATTGTCCGCGTGGTTTGATCATGTCAACTCACTGCGTTGATAAGGTACCATTTCGCTTTTATAAAGAGAATGTTATGACAACTGATGCTGAAAAATCCTTTCATGATATTCGCTTAAATCGTGATGAAGATATTTTTATTCAATTAAACTTTCATGCATCGAATCAAGCGCACCAATACGCTGCTGTATTAGAGGAAAACCCATTTGTTCCGAAACACCTTCAAGTAAATGAAAAAGACGGAATCATTGCAGAACAATTTTTGCAAAACAGCATTGAACGTTTTCAACGCGAGAAGCTGCTTCAATTAATTGATGAAGCCCTTGATAAGCAGGATAAAACAGCCTTTCGTGCCTTAACAGAAAAGCTAAATCAACTCAAAGAAGCAGAACAAAATGGAAGCTTGCGATAA